From a single Spongiibacter taiwanensis genomic region:
- a CDS encoding Fe2+-dependent dioxygenase, producing the protein MLIKIPQLLSKEQVAQCRQIMAEAPWVDGKVTAGYQSARNKNNIQIAENSDAAKQLGDIILATLAKNNLFMSAALPLKIFPPLFNCYQGGHAFGVHVDNAIRQVPGTPVKVRTDLSMTLFFSEPEEYQGGELIIEDTYGAHSIKLPAGDMVLYPSTSLHRVTPVTEGQRLASFFWLQSMVASDEKRSLLFDMDMSIQNLSQGKEDDPAIIQLTGVYHNLLRQWAQT; encoded by the coding sequence ATGCTGATCAAGATCCCCCAGCTGCTAAGCAAGGAGCAGGTCGCCCAGTGCCGCCAGATCATGGCCGAGGCCCCCTGGGTCGATGGCAAGGTAACGGCCGGCTATCAGTCCGCCCGCAACAAGAACAATATTCAAATTGCTGAAAACTCCGATGCTGCAAAACAGCTGGGCGACATCATTCTGGCCACACTGGCCAAGAACAACCTGTTCATGTCGGCCGCATTGCCACTGAAAATTTTCCCGCCTCTATTTAACTGTTATCAAGGTGGACACGCCTTTGGCGTTCACGTCGACAACGCTATTCGGCAGGTGCCGGGCACACCCGTGAAGGTACGCACCGACCTGTCGATGACCTTGTTTTTTTCCGAGCCGGAAGAGTACCAGGGGGGCGAACTGATTATCGAAGACACCTACGGCGCCCACAGCATTAAATTGCCCGCCGGCGACATGGTGCTCTACCCCTCCACCAGTCTCCATCGCGTTACCCCCGTCACCGAGGGCCAGCGGCTGGCCTCCTTCTTTTGGCTACAAAGCATGGTAGCCAGCGACGAGAAACGCAGCCTGTTGTTCGACATGGACATGTCGATCCAGAATTTGAGTCAGGGAAAGGAAGACGA